The following proteins are encoded in a genomic region of Falsibacillus pallidus:
- a CDS encoding YtxH domain-containing protein, which yields MAQVSETNTTERNDQNMNTKDFLIGALIGGIVGATTALFLAPKSGKELRDDLNLQAMQLKEKSSTFKDTAVEKGNEWAAVAKEKTSALSQAVQTNDLINKVKNLRTAGDAEPGETSDAGTTADDVNQKLEETKKAFDETEQSMSK from the coding sequence ATGGCTCAAGTTTCCGAAACAAATACAACAGAGAGAAACGATCAAAATATGAATACAAAAGACTTTCTGATTGGCGCATTGATTGGCGGGATTGTAGGTGCGACGACAGCCTTATTCTTAGCTCCTAAATCCGGCAAGGAATTGCGTGATGATTTGAACTTGCAAGCTATGCAGCTTAAGGAGAAGTCATCCACATTCAAAGATACTGCAGTGGAAAAAGGAAATGAGTGGGCAGCAGTAGCAAAAGAAAAAACGTCAGCTCTTTCTCAAGCAGTACAAACAAATGATCTGATCAATAAAGTAAAGAATCTACGTACAGCAGGCGATGCAGAACCGGGCGAAACAAGTGATGCAGGCACAACTGCTGATGATGTTAACCAAAAGCTTGAAGAAACAAAAAAAGCGTTTGATGAAACAGAGCAAAGCATGAGCAAATAA
- a CDS encoding DUF948 domain-containing protein: MILILYLSIALIAIAFLILVINLSKTLKSLTTTMDSVSSTLTGLEGQLQGVTRETTELLHKTNSLAEDIQEKSESLNTVVYAVKDVGTSIQGLNQSIKKVTTSISSEVERNQDKISQVVQWSSVFMELKDKFKSKRNEKPAPNLPAETKPQELREHVIQRSRS, translated from the coding sequence GTGATTTTGATTCTTTATTTGAGCATTGCACTTATTGCGATCGCTTTTCTTATCTTGGTCATAAATCTATCAAAGACACTAAAATCCTTGACAACAACGATGGACAGCGTATCTTCTACGCTTACTGGGCTTGAAGGGCAGCTCCAGGGAGTAACCCGGGAAACGACTGAACTCCTTCATAAAACAAACAGTCTTGCTGAGGACATTCAAGAAAAATCTGAAAGTCTGAATACAGTTGTCTACGCAGTGAAGGATGTAGGAACATCAATTCAGGGATTGAATCAATCCATCAAAAAGGTTACAACTTCCATTTCCTCTGAAGTGGAGAGAAATCAAGATAAAATATCCCAGGTAGTTCAATGGAGCAGTGTCTTTATGGAACTGAAGGATAAATTCAAGTCAAAAAGAAATGAAAAACCTGCCCCAAATCTTCCTGCTGAAACAAAGCCGCAGGAATTGAGGGAACATGTCATTCAAAGATCAAGATCTTAA
- a CDS encoding cell division protein FtsA: protein MQEKEKIFALDIGTRSVVGIILEEINSVYHVQELLVKEHKERAMLDGQIHDVPAVSQVIQEIKKELETRHGTLSKVCVAAAGRALKTERSSVFLSIKGKNILTKQDVLHLELSAVQQAQAHAAEKYDNEKSYYYYCVGYSVLHYRLDGEEIGSLVDQQGDEASVEIIATFLPRVVVESLIAALNRAGLEMEALTLEPIAAINVLIPPSMRRLNVALVDIGAGTSDIALTNMGTVVAYGMVPVAGDEITEALSDALLLDFPNAETAKRQLLGNEQVEIEDILGIQSTVEKSEVISMISNSIDKLAKSISNEILSLNNGHSPKAVMLVGGGSMTPELPERIAECLNLPANRVAIRGSDAIQGLEVDPSISSGPEYVTPIGIAIAAKKSPVQYITVYVNDRPVRLFEVKKLTVGDCLLASGQKISRLYGKPGMAIIIEFNGQVVTVPGEHGHPPVIEKNGEICDLDEEVSHGDSITALNGKDGGPASVRIIDFIDQVPIKTIHLNGLVQKVGMTVYRNGRKAELEEYLEDKDKIHMSFPQTIEELMKDAEEKDAIHQLKPFRIKINGKDTFLPAYSGKVQLNGKEVKATESFEDGDEIEVIPFKNPSLEEIAQKKQWDLDRSITVRFNGEALSISKPLTVIRRNGMILNKADVLDFGDEIEVLQKEAEPFIFQDLFRHVEIEMPPDSRGQFRLLKNNEDTTFYDEIVSGDDLEILWPMAAK, encoded by the coding sequence GTGCAAGAAAAAGAAAAGATTTTTGCTCTCGATATTGGAACCCGATCAGTAGTCGGAATTATCCTCGAGGAAATAAATTCAGTTTACCATGTGCAAGAGCTGCTTGTAAAAGAACATAAAGAACGAGCCATGCTGGATGGACAAATCCATGATGTACCCGCTGTATCCCAAGTCATTCAAGAAATCAAAAAAGAGTTGGAGACAAGACACGGCACACTTTCAAAAGTATGTGTCGCAGCTGCCGGAAGGGCATTAAAAACAGAACGTTCCAGTGTATTCCTTTCAATAAAAGGCAAGAACATACTGACCAAACAGGATGTCCTGCATCTGGAGCTCAGCGCAGTCCAGCAGGCACAGGCCCACGCAGCTGAAAAATATGACAATGAAAAAAGCTACTATTATTATTGTGTCGGCTATTCCGTACTTCATTATCGATTAGACGGAGAAGAAATCGGGAGTCTTGTCGATCAACAGGGTGATGAAGCGTCGGTAGAAATCATTGCAACCTTCCTCCCTCGCGTCGTAGTGGAATCGTTGATTGCTGCCCTGAACCGGGCGGGTCTTGAAATGGAAGCATTGACCCTTGAACCTATTGCCGCTATAAATGTCCTTATTCCTCCATCTATGAGGAGATTGAATGTTGCTTTAGTAGATATCGGCGCAGGGACTTCTGACATCGCATTGACCAATATGGGGACTGTCGTTGCCTATGGAATGGTCCCAGTCGCAGGAGATGAAATCACAGAGGCCCTCAGCGATGCCCTGCTTCTCGACTTTCCTAATGCAGAAACAGCCAAACGGCAGCTTCTTGGTAATGAACAGGTTGAAATTGAAGATATTTTAGGGATTCAATCGACAGTTGAAAAATCAGAAGTCATCTCAATGATTTCAAATTCCATTGATAAACTGGCTAAAAGCATTTCCAATGAAATTCTTTCCTTGAATAATGGGCATTCTCCAAAAGCTGTCATGCTAGTCGGTGGAGGGAGCATGACCCCTGAATTGCCGGAAAGGATTGCAGAATGCCTCAATCTTCCTGCTAACCGGGTGGCAATCAGGGGCTCTGATGCAATCCAAGGGCTGGAGGTTGATCCAAGCATCAGCAGCGGCCCGGAATATGTTACACCTATCGGAATCGCCATAGCTGCAAAGAAATCCCCTGTCCAATACATCACTGTATATGTCAATGATCGGCCTGTCCGCTTATTTGAAGTGAAAAAACTCACAGTAGGGGATTGTCTGCTAGCATCCGGACAAAAAATTTCCCGTCTTTACGGGAAGCCCGGAATGGCCATCATCATTGAGTTCAATGGCCAAGTCGTCACCGTTCCCGGTGAACACGGTCATCCACCAGTCATCGAGAAAAATGGGGAGATCTGCGATTTGGATGAAGAAGTCTCTCACGGTGACTCCATTACTGCGTTGAACGGAAAAGATGGCGGGCCAGCCAGTGTACGGATAATAGATTTCATTGATCAAGTCCCGATTAAAACAATCCATTTAAATGGTTTAGTGCAAAAAGTCGGAATGACTGTTTATCGAAATGGAAGGAAAGCTGAACTCGAGGAATATCTTGAAGATAAAGATAAGATCCATATGTCTTTCCCGCAAACTATCGAAGAATTGATGAAGGATGCCGAAGAAAAGGATGCCATTCACCAATTGAAGCCATTTCGCATTAAAATTAACGGAAAAGACACCTTTCTTCCTGCATATTCAGGCAAGGTTCAGCTAAATGGAAAAGAAGTAAAAGCAACTGAAAGCTTTGAAGATGGAGATGAGATTGAAGTCATTCCATTTAAGAATCCTTCCCTGGAAGAAATCGCACAGAAAAAACAATGGGACCTGGATCGATCCATTACTGTCCGATTTAATGGAGAAGCACTTTCTATTTCCAAGCCTTTAACCGTCATCAGAAGAAACGGGATGATTTTGAATAAAGCAGATGTGTTGGATTTCGGGGATGAAATTGAAGTGCTGCAAAAAGAAGCAGAGCCATTTATATTCCAGGACTTATTCCGCCATGTAGAAATAGAAATGCCGCCGGATTCACGCGGTCAGTTCAGATTATTAAAAAACAATGAAGACACAACTTTTTACGATGAAATTGTTTCCGGAGACGACCTGGAGATTCTATGGCCGATGGCGGCCAAATAA
- the ytxJ gene encoding bacillithiol system redox-active protein YtxJ — protein MIKMKIESMDQFKELMEKENRFFFMKHSLTCPISGNAFQEFNSFLQDSDAKGYYLAVQEARELSSQLADEFQIKHESPQVFLIENGKPVWHASHWNITKKELDKHLFK, from the coding sequence ATGATTAAGATGAAAATTGAATCAATGGATCAGTTTAAAGAATTGATGGAAAAAGAAAACCGTTTTTTCTTTATGAAACACAGCCTTACTTGTCCAATCAGCGGTAATGCGTTTCAAGAATTCAATTCCTTTCTTCAGGATTCTGATGCCAAAGGCTATTATTTAGCTGTGCAGGAAGCAAGGGAGCTTTCAAGCCAGCTTGCAGATGAATTCCAGATTAAACATGAATCCCCACAAGTTTTTCTTATCGAAAACGGGAAGCCTGTTTGGCATGCATCACACTGGAACATTACAAAAAAAGAATTGGACAAACATTTGTTCAAATAA
- the ccpA gene encoding catabolite control protein A yields MNITIYDVAREANVSMATVSRVVNGNPNVKPATRKKVLDVIERLGYRPNAVARGLASKKTTTVGVIIPDISNIFFAELARGIEDIATMYKYNIILSNSDQNKEKELHLLNTMLGKQVDGIVFMGGNITEEHTAEFERSPVPIVLAGSVESSEKIPSVNIDYYQAAYDAVKEFAGKGHKQIAFVVGPFHDTINSGQKLEGYKKALEESGIAYNEELVIEGDYTYDSGLEAWQKLGEMEDKPTAVIAGNDEMALGVVHGAQDAGLTIPDDLEVITSDNTKLALMVRPQLTSIVQPLYDIGAVSMRLLTKYMNKEEVKDHIVVLPHRIEHRDSTK; encoded by the coding sequence GTGAATATTACTATATATGATGTTGCACGCGAGGCTAATGTTTCGATGGCAACTGTATCAAGGGTTGTGAACGGAAACCCGAATGTAAAACCTGCGACAAGAAAGAAAGTCCTCGATGTCATTGAACGGCTTGGATACCGTCCTAATGCCGTGGCGCGTGGATTGGCAAGCAAAAAGACCACAACGGTTGGTGTCATTATCCCTGATATCTCTAATATTTTCTTTGCAGAGCTGGCAAGGGGAATTGAGGATATCGCAACAATGTATAAATATAACATCATTTTGAGCAATTCCGATCAAAACAAAGAAAAGGAACTTCATCTGTTGAATACGATGCTCGGAAAACAGGTGGATGGGATCGTCTTCATGGGCGGAAACATCACCGAAGAACATACAGCTGAGTTTGAACGCTCCCCTGTCCCCATTGTTCTTGCAGGTTCTGTAGAATCATCTGAAAAAATTCCTTCCGTTAATATCGACTACTACCAGGCGGCGTATGATGCTGTTAAGGAATTTGCCGGCAAGGGGCATAAACAAATTGCATTTGTGGTAGGACCTTTTCACGATACTATCAATAGTGGACAGAAGCTTGAAGGCTACAAAAAAGCTCTTGAGGAATCAGGAATTGCTTATAATGAAGAGCTGGTCATTGAAGGGGACTACACATATGATTCCGGTTTGGAGGCATGGCAGAAGCTTGGGGAAATGGAAGACAAACCGACGGCAGTCATTGCTGGGAACGATGAAATGGCCCTTGGCGTCGTGCATGGAGCGCAGGATGCCGGACTGACTATCCCGGATGACCTCGAAGTGATTACATCCGATAATACAAAACTTGCTTTGATGGTTAGGCCGCAGCTGACATCGATCGTACAGCCGCTTTATGATATTGGGGCAGTTTCGATGCGTTTGCTGACTAAATATATGAACAAAGAAGAAGTAAAAGATCATATCGTAGTTCTGCCTCACAGAATTGAACATCGGGATTCCACGAAGTAG
- the murC gene encoding UDP-N-acetylmuramate--L-alanine ligase yields the protein MTLYHFVGIKGSGMSALAQVLHDMNYNVQGSDVEKYFFTQASLEDSGIKIMPFQRGNIQPGMTVIAGNAYPDTHEEIDEALKLGLPVIRYHKFLGDFMQRFTSIAVTGAHGKTSTTGLLAHIMRGAKPTSYLIGDGTGKGDADAEYFVFEACEYRRHFLSYFPDYAIMTNIDFDHPDYFANIDDVFSAFQEMALQVKKGIFACGDDEQLQKIQAKVPVLFYGFDEENDFQARNVERGETGTSFDVFVRNNFYASFKIPQYGDHNVLNALSVIAVCHYEEIDAEAVQKQFMSYGGVKRRFTEKVLGDQIIIDDYAHHPTEIKATIESARQKFPGKELVAVFQPHTFTRTQTFLTDFAKSLSEADHVFLCDIFGSARENHGKLSIHDLREKIEGSHLINETDTSPLLAYRDSVIIFMGAGDIQKFQSAYEELKTDSLKEA from the coding sequence ATGACTTTATACCATTTCGTAGGCATTAAGGGTTCAGGAATGAGCGCTCTGGCGCAAGTCCTTCACGATATGAATTATAATGTCCAAGGTTCTGATGTTGAGAAATACTTTTTCACTCAGGCATCCCTTGAGGATTCAGGAATCAAAATCATGCCTTTTCAGCGCGGAAATATTCAGCCTGGAATGACCGTGATCGCAGGAAATGCTTATCCAGATACTCATGAAGAAATTGACGAAGCGCTAAAATTAGGGCTTCCGGTCATCAGATATCATAAATTTCTGGGCGACTTCATGCAGCGCTTTACAAGCATCGCTGTAACAGGAGCACATGGCAAAACATCCACTACCGGTTTATTGGCCCATATTATGAGAGGGGCTAAACCTACATCCTATTTGATCGGGGACGGTACCGGAAAAGGGGACGCGGATGCGGAGTATTTTGTATTTGAAGCATGTGAATACAGAAGACATTTCCTTTCCTATTTCCCTGACTATGCGATTATGACAAACATCGATTTTGACCACCCTGATTATTTTGCCAATATCGATGATGTCTTTTCCGCGTTTCAGGAAATGGCTCTTCAAGTGAAAAAAGGGATCTTTGCATGCGGCGATGATGAACAGCTTCAAAAAATCCAGGCAAAAGTACCGGTGCTATTCTATGGATTTGATGAAGAGAATGACTTCCAGGCAAGGAATGTGGAGAGGGGTGAAACTGGTACATCCTTCGACGTATTTGTGAGGAACAATTTCTATGCAAGCTTTAAAATCCCTCAATATGGTGATCATAATGTACTTAATGCATTATCAGTCATTGCGGTTTGCCATTATGAAGAGATTGATGCGGAAGCTGTACAGAAGCAATTCATGAGCTATGGCGGCGTAAAAAGAAGGTTCACCGAAAAAGTACTTGGGGATCAAATCATCATCGATGACTATGCCCACCATCCAACGGAAATAAAAGCGACGATCGAATCAGCAAGGCAAAAGTTCCCGGGGAAAGAATTAGTAGCTGTTTTTCAGCCTCATACTTTCACAAGGACTCAGACGTTCCTAACAGATTTTGCCAAGAGTTTGAGCGAAGCAGACCATGTATTCTTATGCGACATCTTTGGATCTGCGCGTGAAAATCATGGAAAGCTTTCCATTCACGATCTCCGTGAAAAAATTGAAGGGTCGCATCTGATCAATGAGACAGATACTTCCCCATTATTGGCATACAGGGACAGCGTCATTATTTTCATGGGTGCGGGGGATATTCAAAAATTCCAATCAGCCTACGAAGAATTAAAGACGGACAGCCTTAAAGAGGCGTGA
- a CDS encoding aminopeptidase, with the protein MKDPRIEKLAKNLINYSVQLQSGEKVLIENFGLQKELVAALVKEAYAAGGYPFVSLKDQQVDRALLMGAQEEQFNMIADFEAQVMSQMDAYIGLRSGDNINEQSDVPGDKMKIHGSTVGKKVHREIRVPKTKWVVLRYPNAAMAQLAKMSTEGFEDFYFDVCNLDYSKMDKAMDSLVELMNRTDKVRLTGEGTDLTFSIKDIPAVKCAGRLNIPDGEVYSAPVKDSVNGTIAYNTPSPYQGFTFENVKLTFKDGKIVEATANDSDRINKIFDTDEGARYVGEFAIGVNPYILHPMQDILFDEKIDGSFHFTPGECYEDAYNGNHSNIHWDMVMIQRPEYGGGEIYFDDVLIRKDGRFVLPELECLNPENLK; encoded by the coding sequence ATGAAAGATCCGCGGATTGAAAAGCTCGCCAAAAACTTAATCAATTATTCTGTACAGCTTCAGTCAGGTGAGAAAGTTCTTATTGAAAACTTCGGGCTTCAAAAGGAACTAGTCGCAGCCCTTGTAAAAGAAGCATATGCAGCTGGAGGCTACCCATTTGTTTCATTGAAGGATCAGCAGGTTGACCGCGCCCTTCTTATGGGAGCACAGGAAGAGCAATTCAACATGATTGCTGATTTTGAAGCTCAAGTCATGAGCCAGATGGATGCTTACATCGGTCTTCGTTCCGGAGATAATATCAATGAACAGTCTGATGTTCCTGGTGATAAAATGAAAATCCATGGAAGCACTGTAGGAAAGAAAGTACATAGGGAAATTCGTGTGCCAAAAACGAAATGGGTCGTCCTTCGATACCCTAATGCAGCAATGGCGCAATTAGCCAAAATGAGCACTGAAGGTTTTGAAGATTTTTATTTCGATGTCTGCAACCTTGACTACAGCAAAATGGATAAGGCAATGGACAGTCTCGTTGAATTAATGAACCGCACAGACAAGGTGCGCCTGACAGGGGAAGGAACTGACTTGACTTTCTCCATTAAGGACATCCCGGCTGTAAAATGTGCGGGCCGCTTGAACATCCCTGATGGTGAAGTGTATTCTGCTCCTGTGAAAGATTCGGTTAACGGAACAATCGCATACAATACGCCTTCTCCATATCAAGGATTTACATTCGAAAATGTCAAATTGACTTTCAAAGATGGAAAGATCGTTGAAGCGACAGCAAATGATTCAGATCGCATCAATAAGATTTTTGATACTGATGAAGGTGCCCGCTATGTAGGGGAATTTGCAATTGGGGTCAATCCATATATCTTACATCCGATGCAGGATATCCTATTTGATGAGAAGATCGATGGCAGCTTCCATTTCACTCCTGGTGAATGCTATGAGGATGCATACAATGGGAACCATTCCAACATCCATTGGGATATGGTCATGATCCAAAGACCGGAATACGGCGGGGGAGAAATCTATTTTGATGATGTTCTCATCAGAAAAGACGGCCGTTTCGTCCTGCCGGAATTGGAATGTTTAAATCCTGAAAACTTGAAATAA
- a CDS encoding nicotinate phosphoribosyltransferase → MKEIELKVQGKINRLTNHTFKFDERVKEGWFSAVYFLKTREIARKFKPESRVTMQFFQKNEAVLCGTDEVIALLHTFSDNPEELVIKSLKDGDKISPFETVLTIEGRYQDFGYLEGLIDGILARRTSVATNVYNVVKAAAVSGKQKPVIFMGDRDDHFTTQAGDGYAAFIGGATAQATHAMSEWWGKKGMGTMPHALIQLFNGDIVEATKAYQETFPEDELISLVDYNNDVITDSLKVAREFGQDLKGVRVDTSRTMIDKYFLRNQHLLGTFDPRGVNAQLIFALRKALDDEGFGHVKIVVSGGFSEDRIMDFEKSGVPVDMYGIGSSLLKINIGFTGDNVVLDGAPQAKAGRRLRLNPRLEKVEWN, encoded by the coding sequence ATGAAGGAAATCGAGTTAAAAGTTCAAGGGAAAATCAACCGCTTGACGAATCATACATTTAAGTTCGACGAAAGAGTGAAGGAAGGCTGGTTCTCGGCTGTCTATTTTTTAAAAACACGCGAAATCGCACGTAAATTCAAACCAGAGAGCCGTGTCACGATGCAGTTCTTCCAGAAGAATGAAGCTGTTCTGTGCGGAACGGATGAAGTGATTGCCTTGCTTCATACATTTTCGGACAATCCCGAAGAATTAGTCATCAAGTCATTAAAAGACGGGGATAAGATCAGCCCGTTTGAAACAGTGCTCACAATAGAAGGAAGATATCAGGATTTCGGCTACCTGGAAGGATTGATTGATGGCATCTTAGCCAGAAGGACTTCCGTTGCTACGAATGTATATAATGTAGTCAAAGCGGCAGCCGTTTCAGGCAAGCAAAAACCGGTCATTTTCATGGGAGACCGTGATGACCACTTTACTACACAAGCAGGCGATGGATATGCTGCATTCATCGGCGGCGCTACGGCGCAGGCTACTCACGCAATGAGTGAATGGTGGGGCAAAAAGGGAATGGGGACTATGCCTCATGCCTTGATACAACTGTTCAATGGAGATATCGTGGAAGCAACGAAGGCATATCAGGAAACTTTCCCTGAAGACGAATTGATCTCATTGGTGGATTATAATAATGATGTCATTACTGATTCACTTAAGGTTGCAAGGGAATTCGGCCAAGATTTAAAAGGCGTCCGAGTGGATACCTCAAGGACCATGATTGATAAATATTTCTTGCGCAATCAGCATCTTTTAGGTACTTTTGATCCCCGCGGTGTCAATGCTCAATTGATATTTGCATTGAGAAAGGCCCTTGACGATGAGGGATTTGGCCACGTAAAGATTGTCGTGTCAGGTGGATTCAGCGAAGATCGTATTATGGATTTTGAAAAATCCGGTGTACCGGTCGACATGTATGGCATCGGCAGCAGTCTATTGAAGATCAATATTGGATTTACAGGAGATAACGTGGTGCTTGACGGTGCTCCGCAGGCGAAAGCTGGAAGGAGACTCCGCCTTAATCCTAGATTAGAAAAAGTGGAATGGAATTGA
- a CDS encoding bifunctional 3-deoxy-7-phosphoheptulonate synthase/chorismate mutase has product MSNQELDQLRQQVDEMNLEILKLVNDRARLVQEIGKVKEKQGVNRYDPLRERDMLNLIKQHNDGPFENSTIEHMFKQIFKAALELQEDDHRKALLVSRKKKAEDTIVEIKGEKIGDGNPHFVFGPCAVESYEQVAAVAQSIKSKGLKLLRGGAFKPRTSPYDFQGLGIEGLKILKRIADDFDMAVVSEIVNPADIEHALEYIDVIQIGARNMQNFELLKAAGAVNKPVLLKRGLAATIDEFINAAEYIMAQGNGQIILCERGIRTYERATRNTLDISAVPILKQETHLPVFVDVTHSTGRRDLLLPTAKAALAIGADGVMAEVHPDPAVALSDSAQQMDLEQFDEFYRSLLSSAHPVKL; this is encoded by the coding sequence ATGAGCAACCAAGAACTTGATCAATTAAGGCAGCAAGTCGATGAAATGAACCTTGAGATTCTAAAGCTAGTAAACGATAGAGCACGTTTGGTTCAGGAAATTGGAAAAGTCAAAGAAAAACAAGGTGTAAACCGCTACGATCCGCTCCGCGAAAGAGACATGCTCAATCTGATTAAGCAGCATAATGATGGACCTTTTGAAAATTCCACCATCGAGCATATGTTCAAACAAATCTTCAAAGCGGCTCTGGAGCTTCAGGAAGATGACCACCGCAAAGCTCTTCTTGTGTCCCGCAAGAAAAAAGCGGAAGATACGATTGTGGAGATCAAAGGGGAAAAAATCGGAGATGGAAATCCTCACTTCGTTTTCGGCCCTTGTGCTGTAGAGTCTTACGAACAGGTGGCAGCAGTGGCACAATCCATTAAATCAAAAGGATTGAAGCTATTAAGGGGAGGAGCTTTCAAACCTCGTACATCTCCTTATGACTTCCAGGGGCTTGGCATCGAAGGACTGAAGATTTTAAAAAGAATTGCCGATGATTTTGACATGGCTGTCGTCAGCGAAATTGTCAATCCGGCTGATATTGAACATGCCTTGGAATATATTGATGTCATCCAGATCGGTGCAAGAAATATGCAGAATTTCGAATTGTTGAAAGCTGCTGGTGCCGTCAATAAGCCTGTATTATTGAAGAGAGGGCTAGCCGCAACCATTGATGAATTCATCAATGCAGCAGAATATATCATGGCACAGGGAAATGGCCAGATCATCCTCTGTGAGCGGGGAATCCGCACATATGAGCGTGCTACAAGAAACACACTGGACATTTCGGCAGTACCTATCTTGAAGCAGGAAACGCATCTGCCTGTATTTGTTGATGTCACTCATTCAACAGGCAGAAGGGATTTATTGCTTCCTACGGCGAAGGCTGCATTGGCAATTGGAGCAGATGGAGTAATGGCTGAAGTCCATCCTGATCCGGCAGTCGCATTATCCGATTCAGCACAGCAGATGGACTTGGAGCAGTTCGATGAATTCTACCGTTCTCTTCTTTCTTCTGCACACCCAGTAAAACTGTAA